From the Porites lutea chromosome 5, jaPorLute2.1, whole genome shotgun sequence genome, the window AGTAGAACTACTTTCGAACGATATGGCGGTGgttaataacaaacaaacagacaacaacagcaaaaaagcaaacaaaaggaaaaaaataagaaaagaaagaaaaagcatggtgttttgaatgaacaataaatagccaaaatttctacGCCGGTAAAGAAATAAGGGCCGTGTTTTTACAGggaggtggggaaccccaggtAGATGAGGTAACCGGCGCTTACGTGGGGAAACcagcctgtccatataatctctcattggtggggtgacccgccgcagcTTACCTCGCCTACTTGAagtccatgtaaacaggccctaaattatGTCCTAGATATTTTGAAAATAGCTTGATGTAATGAAGTTGCTAGTAGGCTTAATTCGGATCTCGCTGTATTTAAAGCCAAACGAAACTTTGCATTGCATGTCATGAATGAGTCTAGACGGGCCTATTATAAACAATATATTGATGAGTACTGTTCTGACCAGGGAAGGCTTTTTCGGGCCAGTAAACgccttttgaattttcatgtagaTAGGGCTCTGCCACCTCATTCGGATGCTCGTATGCTAGCAAATGAGATGGGGGAGTATTTTGTTCACAAAATCACGGCTATTCGGTCTGCGCTGGATGCAGATGCCAGTGGCGCAACTTCGCTTGCCACATCAGCCTCAACGTGTAGTGagctttctgaattttctccaCTGTCTGAGAAGAGTGTACGGAGAATTGCTGCCTAATGTGCAAAGTCGTGCGCCTTTGATCCCCTACCATCGTCTATTCTGTCCTTCTGTTTGGATGAACTGCTCCCTGTTATTAGGAAAATTGTCAACTTTTCTCTTGACTCTGGCGTCTTTGCAGAGGACTGGAAGAATGCTTTAGTTCACCCCTTGCTTCAGAAAGCAGGTCTCAAACCTATTAACAAAAATTTTAGACCGGTGAGCAACTTGCAGGTTACATCAAAGATTACGGAAAAGTCCCTGGCTATCCAGTTACAAGATCATGTGACAGCCAACAACTTATTTCCTGTCCTCCAAAGCGCATATCGGCAGAATCACAGCACTGAGACGGCgttattaaaagttaaaaacgatCTTCTGCTAAATATGGACAAAGGTCATGTCACATTTGCTTGTTATGTTAGATCTCAGCGCTGCGTTTGATACCGTAGATCACGGTATTCTGCTGCACAGGCCGCAGTCCAAGCTTGGCCTTCGGGATAAGGCTTTATTATGGTTTAAATCTCATTTGGCGGGAAGAACGCAGCAGGTCTCAGTTAACGGATCGCTCTCTGATAAATTTAATCTGACTTGCGGGGTCCCACAAGGTTCTTGTTTGGGCCCCCTCTTATTTACCATCTACGCGAGTTCGCTGTTTGACATCTTGAAATCTCATCTGCCATCCGTTCACACCTATGCGGACGATACGCAGCTATATATATCGTTTAATCCCGTTGATAAGACCAGCCAGGCGTGATGCTGTGATTGCGCTTGAGAACTGTATTCGTGACGTTCGCGCATGGATGAGAGATGATAAGTTAATGTTAAATGACGATAAAACTGAGTTCTTGATCATTGGCGCGGAACGACAGTTATCAAAGGTGTCCGTTGACAAGATCAAGATCGGCCAAGCTGAGGTATCGCCTGCCTCTTCAGTGCGCAATTTGGGCACCTGGTTCGATTCTCATCTGGACATGTCGACTCATGTGTCTAAGACTTGTGCTAGcgcgttttattatttgtacaacaTCCGGCTCATTAGGAAGTATTTGTCTCGCGAGTCCACCGAGAGGCTTGTTCACGCGTTCATCACAAGCAGGCTTGACTActgtaatggtttattgttCGGTGCTCCTGAgtatcaaattaagaaacttcaaaGAGTCATAAATGCCAGTGCTTGATTGGTTTACTGCGCACCTAAGTATTAGTCATTTACATGAAAACAGAAGCATAAGAAAACACAACTGCATTTAGATGCAATTCATTTAAATACTCAAATAAGAAATTCCTAAGAGtataaaaatgcaatttttttgtggatagcaaaaaatcatttccaaagaaaaggcACCGAACAGATCGGAATAAGATAAAGTCGAATCTTGGCACCTTGTCATTCTTATTGTGCGTTGAATTGTTTTAACGATAACTAACTTCAGGGAAACAGAGTGTATTACCGGCCCACTACCagcacgcaaaaaaaaaaaaaacaccgtaACTTTTCAcgatcataataataataattataatagtaatagtaataataataataataataataataataataataataataataaataaaaaacttaaccttacataaaaaatagaggaaaaagatataattaataataaaagttcagaatttcataaaataaagaattccattatgcagagataataataataataataataataaataaataattataacaataataataaaacctaACTATAGACTACCTCCAACAGGtattaagagtggttgtcagagaaaaccgggcaaaatattaaaaatgtcaacggaacgGGGTcgacagaataagttcatactaacatcatagataggtctggtggagtaatggacaaatatgccaaacataggttcttcactgctcttgtattacaGATATGAGCATCCCTTttttcgaccccctcggacgccatttttataagcaatcaattgatcacaacactgatgtgaaattagttttctcttgggctcccaaactagctaaaatgtgagagtaaacattggttttcctgtggtacggacggacggtcggtcggcggtcggcggtcggcggtcggcggtcggtgtacggtcacgtgataaccaaattttctgggatgggtagatttacttagcaatggggctccgcccactcgcgcgcttcgcacgcgcgtggagctccgctattaacgatacgagcatcacttttttcgaccccctcggacgccatttttataagcaaattttcaccattttctgaaactcacagaaccctccaaatttaacgagcgaagtttattttttgtacgcTATACAagacatcacagaactactttctaaaaccataagatttgttaagtatccACGGACAagacaattttcttattttatctgacctaaactcagtgtctgcaaacgagcaaaaaatcgggcatttttgaattgatctacagcacacaactaaaacgacagaacaactctgacggccaaattgcagtctactatcatccatgtaaccagaacactaataatcattttgggccattaaaacaggaagaaattagaaaactcacatttgttatagtttccaagctttttcttgcaaacaggccgatcccttcgtgtttgttttaagtcctcttcgtgaattttccatcatatttcgctgtaaagtatgttcagcagctggagaacatatcaaaaagctcgaaatactgcctaggttacattttcaaagggcaaaaagtgctgaacgataggatgaaattagaaaataacaaagcgacgccatcttgaaaattcagcactcaggagggactggcattagtagctgccttgtccacaagtgatgaattaccaaaccgtataaaaaaaaacaaaaacaaaaaaaccggCTTATCAGCGACCTGTTACAGTCCTATGTCTTCTTCAATTactacttttagttaaattgttgtcgtttctttttttttttttcggcggaGTGATGGGGTGTGGTGAACAGGTGACCAATTGGCATTACtttattcagtcttcatttgctcttcattcacttcattttgagttatcccaTATAAGTCTTAGCGTTTCTTTGGACTCTTTTTTGTATCATTTATTTTTGCGTCTGTCTTCAATCACCGTCCATGTCCGAGGGTCCACTCATCTCCTGTTCATGATTTCATGATGCACAGTTTCATAGTCCCGAAGGCTTCGCCCGAAGGGTACCTCTTTCAAGCATCTGCTGTGTCAAAGGGTAGCAAGGAAATCACAAgttgaagtatgtgaaaggagaggaaaatatttcattaaGTATTTGAAAGAGCCTATTATTAAAATGCTTCGAAGAAACATGCCTTATGGCATATCATTTACATGTTAAGGTTACTCGAAATGACCGGAAGACCTCCTTTCTTACCGATTTATTCTCACGAAGCAGATATAAAGGGTACAACTTTTTAATGGAAGatacacgaaaggggtaccttttgtcaaaaaaagtatatttaaGGGTAAGGGACTGGACCTCGGGGCGAAGCCTCCCCGAAAAAAGCTTTATTGAGTAGcctcccacccctccccccaactCCCCCTTCTCCCTAGAGCTTCCCTGAAGCCAACTTTTTCGCAACTTGTAGTATTTCGagcaatttttttcgtttcaagcACCTTTTACGTAATTTCTGAGCAATTTTTCTTACTAGTTTTCTTCCAATTCTGAGATATCTGAGAAGTTTTaagtgcttaaattggccttgcTTCCAAATTGcagtgttttagtagacaatttatgaatttcctatgAAAAAGGAGCCAGATCCTCACCCCTTGGGGGCAGATGATGGGCGCAAGATGCAGCCGGGCTCCTAGGTCAGaggtttttttgaacaaaattcgcAATGGCGAACGTCGATTCACACTTGACTGACACGAGTGTCTAAGGTGAAGAAGGTCATCCAACAATTTTAATGGCTCATACTAGAATTCAGTtacaattattaatattaatattgatttTAATTGTGGTTTACGGGTTTCTGATGTCGgacagagttatctagcaaTTTAATTACActgcaaaattgcacaaaattacttttttatacTCTACCAGGAGCCATATATATATAAGTCAGGGTAGCAGACCGTAACTGGATACTTTTTCCAGGGATGGGGCTGACCTCATCGAAATATATATCATAGCCAttaaatgtacaatttttagcacATTTTGTGCCATCTTATGTGACTCGCGCAAGCATTTTTTGCAACAGCACCGTGGAAAGGATTAACAAACGAAATGGCGTTGGAAATTACCTTCGTAGCAGATGAATAAATTCGGTTTCTGTCATCAGTGCCTCCTCTGAAGTTAAGGCAGGACCTTAACAATTACTCTAAATGTGAGGACTGTGAACATGGATTCTGCTTGTGTTAAACGCCGTAGTGAGAGTGTTTTGACAAATCCAGTGACGAAGAGATGTAGAAGATGTCAAAACTCGAGTTAACACTCAGAccccttttaaaaatttttgaactGCCAAAAACTTGTATGGATCAGCCTTTTCTTTACATGCGACCCGCGGAACCGTAAAGTTTTTGAGCTGCAAACAGTATTGCAATCTATGGAGAATTTGCACGTTCCCTCTAAACGGgttgcacaggtaaaaaattcgCCCGGATCCGTGGCGTTTAGCTTGTGTGAACCGTGCAAAGAGCATACTGAAAaagaagtgagcaggaaaaacaatgaGGGGAAGGGGTACGGAGTGAGAACCGTAGGAACCCCTGTAAtggtactttttaacaaaagcccCTTCCAAATCCTTCCGGTAAACCAGAT encodes:
- the LOC140938001 gene encoding uncharacterized protein translates to MRTIRSYIYRLIPLIRPARRDAVIALENCIRDVRAWMRDDKLMLNDDKTEFLIIGAERQLSKVSVDKIKIGQAEVSPASSVRNLGTWFDSHLDMSTHVSKTCASAFYYLYNIRLIRKYLSRESTERLVHAFITSRLDYCNGLLFGAPEYQIKKLQRVINASA